The following proteins are co-located in the Festucalex cinctus isolate MCC-2025b chromosome 15, RoL_Fcin_1.0, whole genome shotgun sequence genome:
- the LOC144002102 gene encoding stanniocalcin-like, with protein sequence MWRSSSWCLALLVGAAAALLASVCGFEPLGEEAAPRRARFSSNSPADVARCLNGAVAVGCGFFSCLENSTCDTDGMHEICELFLHAAATFNTEGKTFVKKSLQCVAQGIGSKVFQTIRRCNIFQRMIAEVQEECFVAHDICGVARSNPQAFGDVVQVPAHFPNRYYSTLLQTLQACDEATVAAVRSGLLGRLGPDMETFLQMVGNKECEAGRAAAQFDDPSGWRSVPVFNVQPGFRGRDPTHLFARKRSLDDREAGPASR encoded by the exons ATGTGGCGCTCCTCCTCGTGGTGTTTGGCTCTGCTGGTCggcgcggcggcggcgctgcTGGCCTCCGTGTGCGGCTTTGAGCCGCTGGGCGAAGAGGCGGCCCCTCGCCGCGCTCGCTTCTCCTCCAACAGCCCCG CGGACGTGGCGCGCTGCCTGAACGGCGCGGTGGCGGTGGGCTGCGGCTTCTTCTCGTGCCTGGAGAACTCCACCTGCGACACGGACGGGATGCACGAGATCTGCGAGCTCTTCCTGCACGCCGCCGCCACCTTCAACACCGAG GGCAAGACGTTTGTGAAGAAGAGTCTGCAGTGCGTCGCGCAGGGCATCGGCAGCAAAGTCTTCCAGACCATCCGCCGCTGCAACATCTTCCAGCGGATGATCGCCGAGGTGCAGGAGGAGTGCTTCGTCGCGCACGACATCTGCGGCGTGGCGCGCTCCAACCCGCAAGCGTTCGGCGACGTCGTGCAAGTGCCCGCGCACTTCCCCAACAG GTACTACAGCACGCTCCTGCAGACGCTGCAGGCGTGCGACGAGGCCACGGTGGCGGCGGTGCGTTCGGGCCTGCTGGGACGTTTGGGTCCCGACATGGAGACCTTCCTGCAGATGGTCGGCAACAAAGAGTGCGAGGCGGGCCGGGCCGCCGCCCAGTTCGACGACCCGTCCGGCTGGCGCAGCGTGCCCGTCTTCAACGTGCAGCCGGGCTTCCGGGGTCGCGACCCCACCCACCTCTTCGCCCGCAAGCGCTCGCTGGACGACCGGGAGGCGGGGCCTGCCAGCCGCTAG
- the ythdc1 gene encoding YTH domain-containing protein 1, giving the protein MAADRREDKDGELNVLEDILTEVPDQDDELYNPQTERHATDKKGTKRKSERSECHERKRLRGSSAHAPSRSSSANKRGSGAPLSSSSSKRSASSPHRRHASGYRGGYDERRSRRGARDDGRSRGGERARRRRSSRDGAVRQKRESSPSHQREGNRSEEDAAPEYVSEQLSGSSSPTAASHDEEQEEEDVEEEGEEEEEDEDDGEEEEAEEEEDEEEGEKEEDGEEEEEEYERRGEGNDYDTRSEAGDSRSASSVSFSDDGDSARSGSASDASGSEKKREKLSSSVRAVNPSSHLRYILRESRFFVIKSNNHENVSLAKAKGVWSTLPVNEKKLNAAFRSARSVILVFSVRESGKFQGFARLASESLHGGSPIHWVLPAGMNAKMLGGVFKIDWLCRRELPFTKTAHLSNPWNEHKPVKIGRDGQEIQPDVGAQLCALFPLDESVDIHQVARRVRHKRETPSETRPRGRPPLRDPGRRRPEEYDLHGRKRPRPDCPDFNQRSGFIPDLRSQPVDRRFSNVRRDVFLNGSYDYMRDYHHNVGPPPPWQTLATYPGVEQPAPHHPPYYHHNHPPPPPHHQAYHHHHHPMPPHEAPPPRFRDKQRAAAPPPHRAFPSSPHDYDMRVDDFLRRTQAVVSSRRERERQRERERLGPRRERDRPRDRDRDKERGRYRR; this is encoded by the exons ATGGAGAGCTCAACGTCCTGGAAGACATTTTGACGGAAGTGCCGGATCAGGATGATGAGCTGTACAACCCGCAGACGGAGCGACATGCCACTGACAAGAAAG GAACGAAGCGGAAGAGCGAGCGTTCCGAGTGTCACGAGCGCAAGCGGCTACGGGGCTCGTCAGCGCACGCCCCGTCCAGGTCGTCGTCGGCCAATAAGAGAGGCTCGGGCGCCCCGCtctcgtcctcgtcctccaaGCGATCGGCCAGCAGCCCTCACAGGCGTCACGCCAGCGGCTACCGCGGCGGCTACGACGAGCGAAGGAGCCGCCGAGGAGCGAGAGACGACGGCCGCAGCCGCGGAGGAGAACGGGCCCGGCGCAGACGCTCGTCCAGGGACGGCGCCGTCAGACAG aagcgGGAAAGCAGCCCCTCCCACCAGCGCGAGGGCAACCGATCCGAAGAGGACGCGGCGCCCGAGTACGTGTCGGAGCAGCTCTCCGGAAGCTCCTCCCCCACCGCCGCCTCGCACGACGAGgagcaagaggaggaggatgtagaagaagagggggaggaggaagaggaggacgaaGATGACGGCGAGGAGGaagaggcggaggaggaggaagacgaggaggaaGGAGAGAAGGAAGAGGAcggcgaggaggaggaagaggagtacGAGCGCCGCGGCGAAGGCAACGACTACGACACGCGCAGCGAGGCGGGAGATTCGCGCTCGGCGTCCTCCGTCAGTTTCTCGGACGACGGCGACTCGGCGCGCTCGGGCTCCGCCTCCGACGCCTCAG GTTCCGAGAAGAAGCGGGAGAAGCTTTCGTCGTCGGTGCGAGCCGTCA atccCAGCAGTCACCTTCGCTACATCCTGCGCGAGTCGCGCTTCTTCGTCATCAAGAGCAACAACCACGAGAACGTCTCGCTGGCCAAAGCCAAA GGCGTGTGGTCCACGCTGCCGGTCAACGAGAAGAAGCTGAACGCGGCTTTCCGCTCGGCTCGCAGCGTCATCCTGGTCTTCTCCGTCCGGGAGAGCGGAAAATTCCAAG GTTTCGCCCGCTTGGCTTCCGAGTCGCTTCACGGCGGCTCGCCCATCCACTGGGTGCTGCCCGCCGGCATGAACGCCAAGATGCTGGGCGGCGTCTTCAAGATCGACTGGCTGTGCAG GCGGGAGCTTCCCTTCACAAAGACGGCTCACCTTTCCAACCCCTGGAACGAACACAAGCCCGTCAAGATCGGACGCGACGGACAA gaaatCCAGCCGGACGTGGGCGCCCAGCTGTGCGCTCTGTTCCCGTTGGACGAGAGCGTGGACATCCACCAGGTGGCCCGGCGCGTGCGTCACAAGCGTGAGACCCCGTCGGAAACGCGACCCCGCGGCCGCCCGCCGCTGCGCGATCCGGGAAG GCGTCGTCCAGAAGAGTACGACCTTCACGGCAGGAAGCGACCTCGGCCTGATTGTCCAGACTTCAACCAGCGATCAG GCTTCATCCCGGACCTGCGCAGCCAGCCGGTGGACAG GCGTTTCTCCAACGTGAGACGTGACGTTTTCCTCAACGGG TCTTACGACTACATGCGGGACTATCATCACAACGTGGGACCGCCGCCTCCTTGGCAGACGTTG GCCACGTACCCCGGCGTGGAGCAGCCCGCCCCCCACCACCCTCCCTACTACCACCACAAccacccgccgccgcccccccaccaccaggcgtaccatcaccaccaccaccccatgCCGCCACACGAAGCCCCGCCCCCGCGCTTCCGAGACAAACAGCGAGCGGCGGCGCCGCCGCCGCATCGAGCCTTCCCGTCCAGTCCG CACGACTACGACATGCGCGTGGACGACTTCCTGCGGCGGACGCAGGCGGTGGTGAGCAGCCGGCGGGAACGCGAGCGGCAGCGTGAGCGCGAGCGACTCGGGCCCAGGCGGGAGCGAGACCGGCCCAGGGACCGAGACCGCGACAAAGAGAGGGGGCGCTACCGCAGATGA